One stretch of Astatotilapia calliptera chromosome 3, fAstCal1.2, whole genome shotgun sequence DNA includes these proteins:
- the LOC113012762 gene encoding uncharacterized protein LOC113012762, producing MVRMSLSSVFVFFLPFICEGLGALIQTTVGADVEFPLSEECRKGEGTLYQRLDDASTQLIASLNGYWKPGRDYTDRVVVGRDSLILTNANFNDNGHYEFTCNRKHLEAYKLEVFVPSEVAVSQGGDAILPCRSVTAGQSVKSARWRRNGEVLLELNGRTGEITYGDDFNRSRVSIPSDWDRRADLSLTIKGAQQQDGGVYYCDIEKAEKHRSAVRLRVRKPPESYHWIWITIIITAAVTSVIVFTLKFFWGWREKTKGVHA from the exons ATGGTCAGGATGAGCCTttcatcagtgtttgtgttctttcttccttttatcTGTGAGGGGTTGGGAGCACTGATCCAAACCACTGTGGGGGCAGATGTGGAGTTTCCACTCTCAGAGGAGTGCAGGAAGGGAGAGGGCACACTGTATCAGCGGCTGGATGATGCCAGCACTCAGCTCATCGCATCTCTAAATGGTTACTGGAAGCCAGGACGAGATTACACTGACCGCGTGGTCGTAGGAcgcgattcgttaatcttaacaAATGCTAACTTCAATGACAACGGACATTATGAGTTTACCTGCAACAGGAAACACTTGGAAGCTTACAAGCTGGAGGTATTTGTGCCCTCTGAAGTTGCTGTATCCCAGGGTGGGGATGCCATCCTCCCGTGTCGCTCCGTCACAGCGGGCCAGTCGGTGAAGTCTGCGCGCTGGAGGAGAAACGGGGAAGTACTGCTGGAGCTGAATGGTCGGACAGGGGAAATCACATACGGGGATGACTTTAACAGAAGCCGGGTATCGATACCATCTGACTGGGACCGACGGGCAGACCTGTCCCTCACCATAAAGGGAGCTCAGCAACAAGATGGAGGAGTTTATTACTGCGACATAGAGAAGGCCGAGAAACACCGCTCTGCTGTCCGCCTGCGAGTGCGCAAACCACCG GAGTCCTACCACTGGATATGGATCACAATCATCATAACagcagctgtgacatctgtgatTGTTTTTACTCTCAAGTTCTTTTGGGGCTGGAGAGAGAAGACCAAGGGTGTACATGCATGa